The genomic interval TGCAGCAGGCTTTAACCCCGCAGCCTTTGCAGCAGGTAAAGCAGAAAACAAAGCACGCACATCATCCCAGGCCTTTACATACGTTACAGGATTAGAACGCGAAGAACGGCCAATAGGATTCTGATCCACCATTTCTACCTGGCTGATCAGCTCATAATTACCAAATATCCCATCATATAAACCAGTCTGCTCACCAGCATAATTACCAATTGCCTTTTGCAGCGCAGGATATAAAATCTTCTTGATCAAACTTGTTTTTCCCGATCCCGAAACTCCGCTCACTACCGTAAAAACACCAAGCGGAAACTTCACCTCAATATTCTTAAGATTATTTTCCCTTGCCCCCTTAATCAGAATATGGTCAGCCCACTTTCTTCTCACCGCAGGAATTGCTATATTTTCTTCGCCTGACAAATATTTCCCCGTCAAACTCTTTTTATCTTTAATAATCTCTTTATAAGTACCTGTAAAAACCAGGTTCCCCCCTAAAGTACCGGCCTCAGGGCCAATATCGATAATATGATCCGCAGCCCTCATCATCTCCTCCTCATGCTCCACCACAATTACTGTGTTTCCAACATTACGCAAAGACTGCAGCACCTCGATCAACTTATTCGTGTCCCTTGGATGCAAACCAATACTAGGCTCATCCAGCACATAAATAGACCCCACTAAACTACTGCCCAGTGAAGTTGCTAAATTAATACGCTGAGACTCCCCGCCCGAAAGCGTATTCGATAACCTGTTCAAAGTTAAATAGCCTAAACCAACATTATTAAGATATAATACACGGCTCGTCACCTCTGCCAGTAAACGCTTTGAAATCTTAACATCCGTTTCAGAAAGCTCCAGGTTATCAAAAAAATTCTGGATAATAGACAAAGGCATTAATACGACATCGACAATCGACTTTCCGCCAATCTTAACATAAGAAGCATCTTTACGCAATCTCGAACCTTTGCAATCCGGGCAAATAGTTTTTCCGCGGTAACGCGACAACATCACCCTATACTGTATTTTATAAGTCTGCTGTTCCAGCTCCGCGAAAAATGCATCCAGTCCGTCAAAATATTTATTACCCGTCCACACTAACCGCTGCTCCTTCTCCGTTAACTCATTAAAAGGTCTGTGAATAGGAAAATCAAACTTCGATGCATTCTTGATCAGCTTATTTAACCACTCCCGCATTTTTTCACCACGCCACGGCGCAATTGCATTATCATAAAGACTCTTGCTCTTATCAGGAACGACCAGATCTTCATCAATTCCAATCACATTTCCATACCCCTCACAACGCTTACAAGCACCATAAGGATTATTGAAACTGAAGAAATTTGGTGTAGGCTCTTCAAAACGAATTCCATCCAGCTCAAAACGATCACAGAAATGAGTGATTTTTCCCTCATGCTCCACATAACAATCGCCCTTACCCTCAAAAAACGCAGTCTGAACAGAATCAGCTAACCGGCTCATCGTTTCATCATCCTCATGGAAAACAATCCGGTCAATCAGGATTTTGATCGTCTCCGCATCCTTGAGTTCGGTATCCTTAAACTGTTCATCTTCCAGCACCGCTTCAATTTTATGAACCGTATCTCCAAGGTAAACCCTTAAAAACCCTTTCTGCAGCAATACAGCCAGTTCCTCTTTCACAGATCTGTTATTGTGCGGATGTAGCGGGCAGAAAATTGTGGCCACACTATCCTCTCCAAGTTTGGAAACAAAATCAACAACCGTACTTACCGTATCCTTTTTCACTACAGTTCCTGATTCCGGCGAAATAGTTTTGCCAATTCTTGAAAAAAGCAATTTCAGATAATCATAAATTTCTGTTGAAGTACCAACCGTAGATCTCGGATTGGACGTAATTACCTTTTGCTCAATTGCGATTGCAGGGGCAATACCTTTAATATAATCAACATCCGGCTTATTCATCCGGCCCATAAACTGGCGGGCGTAAGAAGAAAGACTTTCTACATATCTTCTTTGTCCTTCAGCGTACAGGGTGTCAAAGGCAAGGGAAGATTTCCCTGAACCCGACATTCCGGTGATGACTACCAGCTTGTTTTTTGGTATTGCAACATCAATATTTTTGAGGTTATGTACCCTGGCACCCTTGATAATAATGTTTTTATGTGGATCTTTCTCCGTTTCCTTACTCATTGACTTCCTTATAGGATTTGCTAATATAACCCAAAAAACACAAAATTAGTTTGTGGGGAGAATGCAAAAATACGGCTCTTTAAACTAAATTAATTTTTTTTACTACTTTTATTCTTGTAATCTGATAAAAAAATGCTTCTTTTGAACTTGTAACACAATCAATTAAATCATCATCTTTAAAAAACATAGGAGAACCACTATAGCAAAAACATCTACTCAATCTTTTTTTAGCACACCAAGCAAGGGAATTTAGTTTAGATAATCCTATGAAGTTACAATCATATAGTGATCAGGAATTAGTGAAGTTATACCTGAAAGGAAATGAATCAGTTCTTGAAGAACTCCTGAACAGATACAAATCCAAGATATACACCTCTATATATTTACTGGTTAAAGATCAGTATTTAGCAGAAGACATTTTTCAGGATGCTTTTATTAAAGTCATCAATACACTCCGTTCAGGAAGGTATAATGAAGAAGGTAAATTTTTACCATGGGTAATGCGTATTGCCCACAATTTAGTCATCGATTATTTCAGACGTGAAAAGCGTGCGCCGGTAATTACCAGTGCAGATGGAACTGATATACTCAATATGCTGCAAATTCACGAAGAAAATGCAGAAGACAAATTACTGAGAGAACAAACCCATACCGACCTGCGTGTATTGATCCAGCTTCTTCCCGATGAACAGAAAGAAGTACTGATTATGCGCCATTACGCAGACCTTAGTTTCAAAGAAATAGCGGATCTTACCGATGTAAGTATCAATACGGCATTAGGCCGGATGAGATATGCCCTGAGTAATCTTCGTAAAATGATGAAAGTGAAGGAAGTGACCTAATCGGCTGAAATAGTCATTGTTATATTTTTTATCGTTTTAGCAGCGTCCCTATCAGGGCATAATTAATCTGCTGAAACGCCGTAGTGCTCATAAGTTCAATAAAAACAGACAAACGGAAAAAACAATATGCTCTGATGAAAATAAATGTTGAATTGTTTCGTTAAATTAGAAAACGAAAACAGTTTAATGCTTATGATAACAACCTCTACTCCTATCACAAATTCCCACTGCTTAAATCAGCATGCTGAAAATATAAGCAGTGAGTTTTTCAACGACCTTGATTTAATGTTTTATGAAAGCATTAAATGTCAGATGGACCTGCTGAATAAAAACCCTGATGAGGAAACTATTTCCAAAATCCTGGCTTATTCCAAGTCTCTGTAAACAATCTAAAAGACAAAGCTGCCATTAATGGCAGCTTTTTTTGTTTTATCTTTGTCACACTATGCTTAAAAAAGAAAGGTATAAACAATTTGTAGCCTATTTTTCTGCTAAACAGCCTGATGCTGAAACAGAACTTCATTACAATAACCCTTTTCAGCTGCTGGTCGCTGTAATTTTATCCGCACAATGCACCGATAAAAGAATCAACCAGGTTACACCCGCTTTATTCCAGCGCTTCCCGAATGCGAAAGCACTCGCGGAAGTTACTCCAGATATTGTTTTCGACTATATCAGGAGTGTAAGTTATCCGAACAACAAAGCGAAGCACCTGGTAGGCATGGCCAACATGCTGTTGAATGAATTTAATAATGTAGTTCCTTCAGACATTGATCAATTGCAGAAAATGCCCGGAGTGGGCAGGAAGACAGCCAATGTCATTGCTTCAGTAATCTACAATGCACCGGCCATGGCTGTAGACACCCATGTATTTCGTGTGGCCAACCGTATTGGGTTAACCACAGGAAAAACACCACTGGCAGTAGAAAAAGATCTGGTCAGGTATTTACCAGAAGAAACTATTCATGTTGCCCATCACTGGCTGATCCTTCATGGCAGGTATGTATGTGTTGCACGTTCCCCGAAATGCAATATTTGTGAAATCACTTCGATCTGCAAATATTATGAGAAGCTGAACAAACCAGCTAAAGCTATTAGCCAGGAAGCCCATTAAATTCAATAATTTTAGATATTTTATTATTTATTGAAAATAATTACTTATTTTTGCTAAATAAATTAGTATAATTACTACAGTTTATAGTTTTAAATATTTTATATTTACGACCTAATTAAATAAGATGATCCCAAACCCAGATAAATTAAAAGCATTACAACTTACATTAGATAAGTTAGAAAAATCTTACGGTAAAGGTGCCGTGATGAAATTAGGTGATACACCTACTGAATCTATTGAGTCTATCTCAACCGGCTCTATTACTTTAGATATCGCTTTAGGTATTGGTGGTGTACCAAAAGGACGTGTGATCGAGATTTACGGTCCGGAATCGTCTGGTAAAACTACTTTGGCAACCCATATTATTGCTGAAGCACAGAAAAAAGGTGGTGTAGCCGCATTTATTGATGCAGAACACGCTTTCGATAAATTCTATGCAAAGAAATTAGGTGTAGATGTAGACAACCTGCTAATTGCACAACCAGATAACGGTGAACAGGCTTTAGAAATCGCTGACAACCTGATCAGATCAGGAGCTATCGATGTAATCGTTATTGACTCGGTTGCAGCTTTAGTACCAAAAGCAGAGATTGAAGGTGAAATGGGTGACTCTAAAATGGGTCTTCAGGCACGTTTAATGTCTCAGGCCTTAAGAAAGCTAACAGGAACAATCGCTAAAACAGGATGTTGCTGTATCTTCATCAACCAGTTACGTGAAAAAATTGGTGTGATGTTCGGTAATCCTGAAACAACAACAGGTGGTAATGCCCTGAAAT from Pedobacter sp. WC2423 carries:
- the uvrA gene encoding excinuclease ABC subunit UvrA; this translates as MSKETEKDPHKNIIIKGARVHNLKNIDVAIPKNKLVVITGMSGSGKSSLAFDTLYAEGQRRYVESLSSYARQFMGRMNKPDVDYIKGIAPAIAIEQKVITSNPRSTVGTSTEIYDYLKLLFSRIGKTISPESGTVVKKDTVSTVVDFVSKLGEDSVATIFCPLHPHNNRSVKEELAVLLQKGFLRVYLGDTVHKIEAVLEDEQFKDTELKDAETIKILIDRIVFHEDDETMSRLADSVQTAFFEGKGDCYVEHEGKITHFCDRFELDGIRFEEPTPNFFSFNNPYGACKRCEGYGNVIGIDEDLVVPDKSKSLYDNAIAPWRGEKMREWLNKLIKNASKFDFPIHRPFNELTEKEQRLVWTGNKYFDGLDAFFAELEQQTYKIQYRVMLSRYRGKTICPDCKGSRLRKDASYVKIGGKSIVDVVLMPLSIIQNFFDNLELSETDVKISKRLLAEVTSRVLYLNNVGLGYLTLNRLSNTLSGGESQRINLATSLGSSLVGSIYVLDEPSIGLHPRDTNKLIEVLQSLRNVGNTVIVVEHEEEMMRAADHIIDIGPEAGTLGGNLVFTGTYKEIIKDKKSLTGKYLSGEENIAIPAVRRKWADHILIKGARENNLKNIEVKFPLGVFTVVSGVSGSGKTSLIKKILYPALQKAIGNYAGEQTGLYDGIFGNYELISQVEMVDQNPIGRSSRSNPVTYVKAWDDVRALFSALPAAKAAGLKPAAFSFNVEGGRCDVCQGEGEVKIEMQFMADIYLPCEACGGRRFKQQILDITYQDKNVADILDLTIDEAVGFFKNETKILNKLQPLVDVGLGYVHLGQSSNTLSGGEAQRIKLASFLIKGNSASKTMFIFDEPTTGLHFHDIKKLLIALNTLIEQGNTILVIEHNMDMIKSADWVIDIGPEGGDGGGSVVFEGTPEDLIGTKGSYTAKYLLPHLKPSLV
- a CDS encoding RNA polymerase sigma factor, with the protein product MKLQSYSDQELVKLYLKGNESVLEELLNRYKSKIYTSIYLLVKDQYLAEDIFQDAFIKVINTLRSGRYNEEGKFLPWVMRIAHNLVIDYFRREKRAPVITSADGTDILNMLQIHEENAEDKLLREQTHTDLRVLIQLLPDEQKEVLIMRHYADLSFKEIADLTDVSINTALGRMRYALSNLRKMMKVKEVT
- the nth gene encoding endonuclease III — encoded protein: MLKKERYKQFVAYFSAKQPDAETELHYNNPFQLLVAVILSAQCTDKRINQVTPALFQRFPNAKALAEVTPDIVFDYIRSVSYPNNKAKHLVGMANMLLNEFNNVVPSDIDQLQKMPGVGRKTANVIASVIYNAPAMAVDTHVFRVANRIGLTTGKTPLAVEKDLVRYLPEETIHVAHHWLILHGRYVCVARSPKCNICEITSICKYYEKLNKPAKAISQEAH
- the recA gene encoding recombinase RecA; translation: MIPNPDKLKALQLTLDKLEKSYGKGAVMKLGDTPTESIESISTGSITLDIALGIGGVPKGRVIEIYGPESSGKTTLATHIIAEAQKKGGVAAFIDAEHAFDKFYAKKLGVDVDNLLIAQPDNGEQALEIADNLIRSGAIDVIVIDSVAALVPKAEIEGEMGDSKMGLQARLMSQALRKLTGTIAKTGCCCIFINQLREKIGVMFGNPETTTGGNALKFYASVRLDIRRTSQIKDADEVSGNRVKVKIVKNKVAPPFRIAEFDIMFGQGISKVGEIIDLGVDFNIVKKAGSWFSYGETKLGQGRDAVKQLLLDNPELADEIERKIREEVTGEKLEELL